One genomic window of Elaeis guineensis isolate ETL-2024a chromosome 2, EG11, whole genome shotgun sequence includes the following:
- the LOC105047494 gene encoding uncharacterized protein isoform X2, which produces MGTEHRSGRPGSYYAVLGVRPDAPATEIRSAYRKLAMKWHPDRRRGREPWLVEEANKRFQQIQEAYQVLSDGKRRTLHDAGLYDPVQDDEEEVEGFHDFVQEMLTLMANVRREVILFIFNFVYVYFFLFFWYSKYFGSAGEVLEDGLVTSDLTVFVGRQIRFRKEFFYI; this is translated from the exons ATGGGAACAGAGCATCGTAGCGGCCGACCGGGATCTTATTACGCCGTGCTGGGCGTCCGTCCGGACGCTCCCGCCACGGAGATTCGTAGCGCTTATCGGAAACTCGCGATG AAATGGCATCCGGATAGAAGAAGGGGGAGGGAGCCATGGCTGGTAGAGGAGGCCAACAAGAGATTCCAGCAGATCCAAGAGGCCTACCAAG TGTTGTCGGATGGAAAGAGGAGAACATTGCATGATGCAGGCCTTTACGATCCAGTACAAGACGACGAAGAGGAAGTCGAG GGATTTCATGACTTCGTTCAAGAAATGCTGACGCTCATGGCCAACGTGAGGAGAGaggtaattttatttattttcaactTCGTATATGTatactttttcttgttcttttggTACAGTAAATATTTTGGTTCCGCGGGAGAAGTTCTTGAGGATGGCCTGGTTACTTCTGACCTCACGGTCTTTGTTGGACGGCAAATACGATTTAGAAAGGAATTCTTTTACATTTAG